The nucleotide window AAATGACCCTGGTATCACCCCACCGCACGCCCTACCGTCTCATTGAATACGGTGAAACGGCCCGTAAGCGCGGTATGCGGGTCATTATTGCCGGTGGAGGCGGGGCCGCCCACTTGCCCGGTATGCTAGCCTCCTTTACTACACTGCCTGTAATCGGGGTGCCCATCAACTCTGTCACTTCCCTGCACGGCATCGATTCGGTGCTTTCTATGCTGCAGATGCCGGCCGGGGTGCCCGTGGCTACGGTTGCCATTGATGGCGCGGCTAACGCCGCCGTATTGGCCACGCAGATGCTGGCCCTGAGCAACGCGCGGCTGGCCGATGTATTGGAAAAGTACCGTACTGCGCTCAAAGACAAAGTGATGCGCACGATTGAGGAGCTGCGCAAAGGTGGCTTCAACGACGAATAGGCACTACTGTTGCTTCTGCCTTCCTTCCCACCCAACCCCACACGTAAGTGCCTGACCTCGACGCTCCCCTCTGGATTTTGCTGGCCCACGGGCTGACGCTGCTACTGGCAGTAGCGGCGCTGGTGGCCACGTTCTTGCCACTGCTGCGCGAAACTGCCTGGTGGATCCGCATCTTCGACTTTCCCCGCCTCCAGATTGTGGCCGTTACCCTCCTCACCATTGTGGGCGCCCTGCTGCTGGGCTGGCACCAACTGGATGGCTACTGGGGCCTGGGCCTGCTGGCCGGTCTGGGTACGGCGGTGGTATATCAGTCCATCCGTATTGTGCCCTACACGCCGGTGGCCAGCAAGCAGATTGCCGACAGCACCCGGCCCGATGGCTCCCGTCATTTGAGCCTAGCGGTGATGAATGTGCTGCAATACAACAAGCAAGGCGCCCGCGCCCTGGCCGTACTGCAGGAAATCGACCCCGACCTGATTATGGCCGTCGAAACCGACCAGTGGTGGTACGAGCAGCTTAAGCCGCTGGAAGCCACCCACCCCTACACCTGCCACGAGCCCCTGGACAACACCTACGGCCTGCTGTTTTTCTCGCGCCTACCCCTGGATGGCTGCGAGGTGAAATACCTGCTCGACGATGACGTACCCTCCCTGCACGGCCGGGTGCAGCTGCCCGACGGCAAAACCTGGGTCCGGATTTATGGCCTGCACCCCAAGCCCCCGGCGCCGGCCGAATCAAAGACCAGCACCAAGCGCGACGCTGAGCTGCTACTGGTAGGCAAGGAAATTGACCGTAAGGATGAGCCCACCATCGTGTTCGGCGACATGAACGACGTGGCCTGGTCCCACACCTCTGAGCTGTTCCGGCGCATCAGCGGCCTGCTCGACCCACGCGTGGGCCGCGGCCTGCTGCCTACTTTTCACGCCGAGTACTCTTTGCTGCGCTGGCCGCTGGAC belongs to Hymenobacter cellulosilyticus and includes:
- the purE gene encoding 5-(carboxyamino)imidazole ribonucleotide mutase is translated as MTTASPAATPAEDYRDTPLVGIVMGSQSDLKIMSAAAEVLRQFGVPHEMTLVSPHRTPYRLIEYGETARKRGMRVIIAGGGGAAHLPGMLASFTTLPVIGVPINSVTSLHGIDSVLSMLQMPAGVPVATVAIDGAANAAVLATQMLALSNARLADVLEKYRTALKDKVMRTIEELRKGGFNDE
- a CDS encoding endonuclease/exonuclease/phosphatase family protein — protein: MPDLDAPLWILLAHGLTLLLAVAALVATFLPLLRETAWWIRIFDFPRLQIVAVTLLTIVGALLLGWHQLDGYWGLGLLAGLGTAVVYQSIRIVPYTPVASKQIADSTRPDGSRHLSLAVMNVLQYNKQGARALAVLQEIDPDLIMAVETDQWWYEQLKPLEATHPYTCHEPLDNTYGLLFFSRLPLDGCEVKYLLDDDVPSLHGRVQLPDGKTWVRIYGLHPKPPAPAESKTSTKRDAELLLVGKEIDRKDEPTIVFGDMNDVAWSHTSELFRRISGLLDPRVGRGLLPTFHAEYSLLRWPLDHVFVSPDFKVDDIQRLPYVGSDHFPIYLKLSYEPQDKALQEENCEQADIEDFQEAEQKIQEGFEEEDEEEDEEKTSPAPRKELTT